The genomic interval GGGGGCGCCCGGACGCTCGCCCCGCGCGCGCTCCGGCGCGAGGAAGTCCGGGGAGCCCACCAGGTCGCCGGTGCGGGTGAGGGTGTTGGAGCCCTCGATCAGGGCGATGCCGAAGTCGGTGAGGACGGCCCGGCCGCCCGGCTCCACCAGGACGTTCGCCGGTTTGACGTCGCGGTGCAGGATGCCGGCGGCGTGGGCGCTGCGCAGGCCCTGGAGGACCATCGAGCCGATCCGGGCCGCCGCCTTGGGGTCGAGCACCCCGTCGCGCTGGAGGATCTCGGCGAGCGAGCGGCCGCGCACGAGCTCCATGACGATCCACGGACGGCCGTCCTCCTCGACGACGTCGTGGACGGTGATGACGTTCGGGTGGTTGATCTGCGCGGCGGCCCTGGCCTCCTGGTTCAGGCGGGCGTACAGGATCCGTACGTCGTGGTCGCGCAGGTGGGCCGGTGCCTGGACCTCCTTGGCCGCGACCTCCCGGCCGAGCAGCTCGTCGCGGGCGCGCCAGACGACGCCCATGCCTCCGCTGCCCAGTTCGTCGATCAGGCGGTACCGCCCTGCCAGTAAGCGGTTCCGCGACTCCTCCGTCATGCCGAACGCCCCCCTTCCCGCGCGTACGGCACCCCCGGAGGCCGTACGCGTTCGGGCCACACTGGCTGAGACGTCGCGGCCCCGCGTCCCGTTCCCGGATCCGCGTCGTGGTCATGGCGATGTGCGCGGAAGAGGGCCGCCGTGGGGGCGCTGGTTCAGACCTGGACGGGCGGGGTGCGGCTCACGGTGCGCCCGAGGCGTGCCATCGCCCGCGCGAAGGCGGTGGCGTCGTGGACGGCCGCGCCGCCGGGGTCGTTGTTGAAGTAGGCGTACGTGTCGGAACGGTCGGGCCAGTGGTCGGCGATCCGGTGGGCCCAGCTGTCGAGGGCGCGGCGGCCGTAGCGCGGCCACGGTTCGGCCCGGCCGCAGTGGAACCGTACGTATCCCCAGTCAGCGGTCCGCCACAGCGGGGTCACCGGCCGGGAGTCGTGGTCGGCCCAGCAGAGGGCGGCGCCGCGGGCCTCCAGTACGGCGCGGGTCTCGTCGGTCCACCAGGAGTCGTGGCGGGGTTCGACGGCGACCCTGGTGCCGGCGGGGAAGCAGCGGAGGGCGGTGTCCAGCGCGGCGGGGTCGGCGCGGAGCGTGGGAGGCAGCTGGAGGAGGACGGGCCCGAGCCGGTCGGCGAGGCCGTCGGCGTGCCGCATCAGGCGTTCCACCGGTTCCTGGGGGTCGCGGAGGCGCTTGATGTGGGTGAGGTAGCGGCTGGCCTTGACGGCCATGAGGAACCCCGGCGGGGTACGGTCGCGCCAGTCGGCGAAGGTCTCGTGCGTGGGCAGCCGGTAGAAGGCGGCGTTGTTCTCGACGGTGGCGAAGTGCCGGGCGTACTCCTCCAGCCACAGCCGCTGGGGGCAGCCGCCGGG from Streptomyces albireticuli carries:
- a CDS encoding DUF72 domain-containing protein, with protein sequence MPLLVGTSGWQYKDWRGGLYPGGCPQRLWLEEYARHFATVENNAAFYRLPTHETFADWRDRTPPGFLMAVKASRYLTHIKRLRDPQEPVERLMRHADGLADRLGPVLLQLPPTLRADPAALDTALRCFPAGTRVAVEPRHDSWWTDETRAVLEARGAALCWADHDSRPVTPLWRTADWGYVRFHCGRAEPWPRYGRRALDSWAHRIADHWPDRSDTYAYFNNDPGGAAVHDATAFARAMARLGRTVSRTPPVQV